From the genome of Actinomycetota bacterium, one region includes:
- a CDS encoding EAL domain-containing protein translates to MRRTLAAYLAIVTAIVTYTTISIANEQGSALVVNIAARQRALANRYVSDVLLVTSGMKADPAEAAEELRENATLLLTGGTGISVHGANAEISIRPVSNPSVVAKLKQDRRLIERLITVGEDLMAHDPGDPAFDETLLELRVAGALVTTVSNDAVGRMTGDTEARFRRLVLVALALGALGAISAVWMGLSMRRAGIRHASTFQSLVHNASDMITLVDERGAIAYQSPSSKPIVGTGGEALLGSTFRDLVHRDDRAFFDSLVANATAQPDAVVEGQFRLRHADGSIRHVDAIISNLTTDPAVAGLVFNTRDVTDRYRLEKELEQRAFYDSLTGMPNRAVFRDRLEHALARAGRDRSQIAVLLLDLDGFKVVNDSMGHDAGDELLVAVGRRISATCRVSDTVSRLGGDEFAILLEDAVSEVSAVQLAGRLQERLAAAFDIRSREVFVGASIGVALVDDASVGPEDLVRNADTAMYAAKTAGKGRYAVFQPEMHERTVEFFEIQADLKRAIDRREFALDYQPIVDLQTEQICGVEALVRWDHPKRGLVMPGTFISVAEETGIIGQLGVWVLGEACRQAAAWRESVPGASGLTVNVNLSTRQLLEADLVVRVAEVLRESGLDTAALTLEMTEGALMQDPGSTAEKLRALKQLGIEIALDDFGTGSSSLAHLRQFPIDVLKIDKSFVDGVATEDSDAAALVRAIVELARTLRLGTVAEGVEAPEQVTALRRANCERAQGYLFGRPIPPDKLEAMLRDEAIRRSDQAIRSLR, encoded by the coding sequence GTGCGCAGGACCCTGGCCGCATACCTCGCCATCGTCACGGCGATCGTCACGTACACGACGATCTCGATCGCGAACGAGCAAGGCTCGGCGCTCGTCGTGAACATCGCCGCGCGTCAGCGCGCGCTCGCCAACCGCTACGTCAGCGACGTGCTGTTGGTGACGAGTGGCATGAAAGCCGATCCGGCCGAGGCCGCCGAGGAGCTTCGCGAGAACGCGACGCTGCTCCTGACGGGCGGCACCGGCATCTCCGTCCACGGCGCCAACGCGGAGATCAGCATCAGGCCCGTGAGCAATCCGAGCGTTGTGGCCAAGCTCAAGCAAGACAGGCGCCTGATCGAGCGGCTGATCACCGTCGGCGAGGACCTGATGGCGCACGACCCCGGCGACCCCGCGTTCGACGAGACCCTGCTCGAGCTCCGAGTGGCCGGCGCGCTCGTAACGACGGTCTCCAACGACGCGGTCGGAAGGATGACCGGCGACACCGAGGCGAGGTTCCGGCGTCTGGTCTTGGTCGCGCTCGCGCTCGGGGCCCTCGGCGCCATCTCCGCGGTGTGGATGGGCCTATCGATGCGCCGAGCGGGGATCCGGCATGCATCCACGTTCCAGTCGCTCGTTCACAACGCCTCCGACATGATCACGCTCGTCGACGAGCGCGGAGCGATCGCGTACCAGAGTCCGTCGTCCAAGCCGATCGTCGGCACCGGCGGTGAGGCGCTTCTGGGGTCGACGTTTCGAGACCTCGTGCATCGAGACGACCGCGCGTTCTTCGACAGCCTCGTGGCGAACGCGACCGCCCAACCGGACGCGGTCGTGGAAGGTCAGTTCCGGCTTCGTCATGCCGACGGCTCGATAAGGCATGTGGACGCGATCATCAGCAATCTCACCACCGATCCGGCGGTCGCCGGTCTGGTCTTCAACACGCGCGACGTCACCGACCGGTACCGGCTGGAGAAGGAGCTCGAGCAGCGGGCGTTCTACGACTCCCTGACCGGCATGCCGAACCGCGCAGTGTTCCGCGACCGCCTCGAGCACGCGTTGGCGCGCGCGGGACGCGACAGAAGCCAGATCGCCGTCCTGCTGCTCGACCTGGACGGGTTCAAGGTCGTGAACGACAGCATGGGGCACGACGCGGGCGACGAGCTCCTCGTCGCGGTGGGGCGCCGGATCTCGGCAACCTGCCGCGTGAGTGACACCGTCTCCCGACTGGGCGGCGATGAGTTCGCCATCCTTCTCGAGGACGCGGTCTCCGAGGTCTCGGCGGTCCAGCTCGCGGGGCGGCTTCAGGAGCGCCTCGCCGCTGCGTTCGACATCCGGAGCAGGGAGGTCTTCGTCGGGGCGAGCATCGGGGTCGCGCTCGTAGACGACGCCTCCGTCGGTCCCGAGGATCTCGTCCGGAACGCGGACACCGCGATGTACGCGGCGAAGACCGCGGGCAAGGGCCGCTACGCGGTGTTCCAGCCGGAGATGCACGAGCGCACCGTGGAGTTCTTCGAGATTCAGGCGGACCTGAAGCGAGCGATCGATCGAAGGGAGTTCGCACTTGACTACCAGCCGATCGTGGACCTCCAAACCGAACAGATCTGCGGCGTCGAGGCGCTCGTCCGGTGGGACCACCCGAAGCGGGGGCTCGTCATGCCCGGAACGTTCATCTCCGTCGCCGAGGAGACCGGGATCATCGGGCAGCTCGGCGTGTGGGTTCTGGGCGAGGCGTGTCGCCAGGCGGCGGCGTGGCGCGAATCCGTCCCCGGGGCCTCGGGGCTCACGGTGAACGTCAACCTCTCGACGCGCCAGCTGCTCGAGGCCGATCTCGTCGTTCGTGTCGCCGAGGTCCTGCGCGAATCGGGGCTCGACACGGCAGCCCTCACCCTGGAGATGACGGAGGGGGCGTTGATGCAGGATCCCGGATCGACCGCGGAGAAGCTACGAGCGCTGAAGCAACTCGGAATCGAGATCGCCCTGGACGACTTCGGCACCGGATCGTCCTCGCTTGCGCATCTTCGTCAGTTTCCGATCGACGTGCTGAAGATCGACAAGTCGTTCGTCGACGGCGTTGCGACGGAGGACAGCGACGCGGCCGCGCTCGTTCGGGCAATCGTCGAGCTCGCGCGGACGCTGCGCCTGGGCACGGTGGCCGAGGGCGTCGAGGCACCAGAGCAGGTCACGGCGCTTCGACGGGCGAACTGCGAACGGGCCCAGGGCTACCTGTTCGGGCGGCCGATCCCACCCGACAAGCTCGAGGCGATGCTGCGTGACGAGGCGATCAGACGTAGCGATCAAGCGATTCGATCGCTCCGGTGA
- a CDS encoding cupredoxin domain-containing protein, translated as MRWNTIARNACLCAGLALSLAACGPTEPGASGSVFDVTIKDFKVRPSRPTAPAGTVTLSVSNIGPTTHEFVVVRTGLPDGELPIGADGLSVDEDRLDDVDEIEVVEDGSTEQVTIRLDPGRYVFFCNFEGHYLAGMHAAVRAVGDA; from the coding sequence GTGCGCTGGAACACGATCGCCAGGAACGCGTGCCTGTGCGCGGGTCTGGCGCTCTCGCTCGCCGCGTGCGGCCCGACTGAGCCTGGAGCGTCTGGTTCGGTCTTCGACGTCACCATCAAGGACTTCAAGGTCCGGCCCTCGAGACCGACGGCGCCGGCCGGGACGGTGACGCTGAGCGTCTCGAACATCGGTCCCACCACGCACGAGTTCGTCGTGGTCCGAACCGGCCTCCCGGACGGCGAGCTGCCCATCGGTGCGGACGGGCTGAGCGTCGACGAGGACCGACTCGACGATGTCGACGAGATCGAGGTCGTCGAGGACGGCTCAACGGAGCAGGTCACGATTCGGCTAGATCCCGGACGCTACGTCTTCTTCTGCAACTTCGAGGGGCACTACCTCGCGGGGATGCACGCCGCGGTACGGGCGGTCGGCGATGCCTGA
- a CDS encoding STAS domain-containing protein: MEGFTATWQDGVLRLSGELDLATDASLLTAFRSASNGASDVILDLSELQFIDSTGIRAFVTIAKEASPRGLVLRSPRRAVRKVIDLTRLEDSAGVRVDD, encoded by the coding sequence ATGGAGGGCTTCACCGCTACCTGGCAAGACGGAGTCCTTCGCCTCTCCGGCGAGCTCGATCTCGCCACCGACGCGAGTCTCCTTACCGCCTTCCGGAGCGCGTCCAACGGCGCGTCGGATGTGATCCTCGATCTGTCGGAGCTGCAGTTCATCGACAGCACGGGAATCCGGGCGTTCGTGACGATTGCGAAGGAGGCGTCGCCTCGCGGTCTCGTCCTTCGATCTCCGCGGCGCGCTGTTCGGAAGGTGATCGATCTCACGCGCCTGGAGGACTCGGCGGGCGTGCGGGTGGACGACTAG
- a CDS encoding DMT family transporter codes for MDTTKPRGLRATRLGVGAVGVAVVAWALSNVIVKIAQVPALELAFWRLWMGSVVMLAISALARRRLPWSAIRSSAPAGVLFGITIVLFFAALKRTNVADVLVIGALQPALVVLVAGRLFGERVARDELLFFAGSIVGIVMFVLGSSETPSWSLEGDLLAVGALVVFTGYFLLSKRVRERIQAVEYMTTVTVVGAIVVTPAVFVSGTELGGLRVQDWLWLVLFLAAAQGSHLLVAWAHRQVDATVSSLILLGETPITAASAFVFLGEPVTWLMVVGGAIALGSLGMIVWRATRAGQGQYAPGGGRYGQLLITRGLLFTVPHRSPFRSRTRRPSRRPARAPICSRVDR; via the coding sequence ATCGACACCACCAAGCCACGAGGCCTCCGCGCGACGCGCCTCGGGGTCGGCGCGGTCGGCGTCGCCGTCGTGGCCTGGGCCCTGTCGAACGTCATCGTCAAGATCGCGCAGGTACCCGCGCTGGAGCTCGCGTTCTGGCGATTGTGGATGGGGTCGGTCGTGATGCTCGCGATCTCCGCCCTGGCCCGTCGTCGCTTGCCGTGGTCGGCGATCCGGTCCTCCGCCCCGGCCGGCGTCCTTTTCGGCATCACCATCGTGCTGTTCTTCGCCGCGTTGAAGCGGACGAACGTGGCCGACGTGCTGGTCATCGGAGCGCTCCAGCCCGCCCTCGTCGTGCTCGTGGCCGGACGCTTGTTCGGCGAGCGCGTCGCGCGCGATGAACTTCTCTTCTTCGCCGGTTCGATCGTCGGCATCGTCATGTTCGTTCTCGGGTCTAGCGAGACACCGTCGTGGAGCTTGGAGGGAGATCTCCTTGCGGTCGGCGCACTCGTGGTGTTCACCGGCTACTTCCTTCTGTCGAAGCGGGTTCGGGAGCGGATCCAGGCCGTGGAGTACATGACGACGGTCACGGTGGTCGGCGCGATCGTCGTGACTCCGGCGGTGTTCGTGTCCGGAACTGAGCTGGGCGGTCTCCGAGTTCAGGATTGGCTGTGGCTGGTGTTGTTCCTGGCCGCCGCGCAGGGCAGCCACCTGTTGGTCGCGTGGGCCCACCGACAGGTGGACGCGACCGTGTCCTCGCTGATCCTGTTGGGCGAGACGCCGATCACCGCCGCGTCCGCGTTCGTCTTCCTCGGTGAGCCGGTGACGTGGTTGATGGTCGTGGGGGGTGCCATCGCGCTCGGGAGCCTGGGCATGATCGTTTGGCGAGCCACGCGGGCAGGTCAGGGACAGTATGCCCCCGGAGGCGGGCGTTACGGGCAGCTATTGATAACGCGGGGATTGCTGTTCACGGTGCCTCATCGATCTCCGTTCCGATCTCGAACCAGACGGCCTTCTCGCCGTCCAGCGAGAGCCCCCATCTGTTCGCGAGTTGATCGATGA
- a CDS encoding DinB family protein: protein MEQGMRVKLVERYKEGTRVFSEAIEGITDRELDTRPGPDEWSAREVVHHMADSEMTAAIRLRRLIAEDAPTIQGYEQEEYAQRLFYSERPIDASVEAVAAARQTTADILDRLDEDQWARRGTHTESGAYGVETWLEIYADHAHDHADQIRRARGVG, encoded by the coding sequence ATGGAACAGGGCATGCGCGTCAAGTTGGTCGAGCGCTACAAGGAAGGGACTCGCGTCTTTTCGGAGGCGATTGAGGGGATCACCGACAGAGAGCTCGACACGCGCCCGGGGCCCGATGAGTGGTCGGCTCGGGAGGTAGTCCATCACATGGCGGACAGCGAGATGACGGCGGCGATCCGGCTGCGTCGCCTGATCGCCGAAGACGCGCCGACGATTCAGGGCTACGAACAAGAGGAGTACGCGCAACGCCTCTTCTACAGTGAGCGCCCGATCGATGCGTCGGTCGAGGCGGTCGCCGCGGCGCGGCAGACGACGGCCGACATCCTCGACAGACTCGACGAAGACCAGTGGGCGCGGCGTGGGACGCACACGGAGAGCGGCGCGTATGGCGTGGAGACGTGGCTGGAGATCTATGCCGACCATGCCCACGACCACGCGGATCAGATCCGCCGAGCCCGGGGGGTCGGTTGA
- a CDS encoding DUF4386 domain-containing protein: MNVERAAGVVLIVAPLWFNATFALLGRRFDYPDILRRPTAEILERFRAGGSSLILLWWLFMLSGLLLITGAVLLGQVLGFGWIVPVATVAGVLAGLVQMLGLLRWVYVVPALARAYTDPTLSAQEREMQAAVFRALHRYLGVGVGEHLGYLFTGLWSVLIGVAVIGDGTALPSWLAWPGIVIGAGLLVGSAEFLGPNEERGWGLAGAAIPILYIAWSVWLLAMGIALVA, encoded by the coding sequence GTGAACGTAGAGCGCGCGGCGGGCGTCGTGCTCATCGTCGCGCCGCTCTGGTTCAACGCCACCTTCGCCCTGCTCGGCAGGCGGTTCGACTACCCGGACATCCTGCGCCGACCGACGGCCGAGATCCTCGAACGGTTCCGGGCCGGCGGCTCGTCGCTGATCCTTCTTTGGTGGTTGTTCATGCTGTCGGGATTGCTGCTGATCACCGGGGCCGTGCTGCTCGGGCAGGTCCTCGGATTCGGGTGGATCGTTCCGGTGGCAACGGTCGCCGGCGTCCTCGCCGGTCTCGTCCAGATGCTCGGGCTGTTGCGGTGGGTCTACGTCGTCCCCGCCCTCGCCCGCGCCTACACAGACCCGACCCTCAGTGCCCAAGAGCGCGAAATGCAGGCGGCGGTCTTCCGTGCCCTGCACCGGTACCTCGGGGTCGGGGTCGGAGAACATCTCGGCTACCTCTTCACGGGCCTCTGGTCTGTGTTGATAGGCGTCGCCGTCATCGGCGATGGAACGGCGCTGCCAAGCTGGCTAGCGTGGCCCGGGATCGTTATCGGCGCCGGACTGTTGGTCGGCTCGGCAGAGTTCCTCGGCCCCAACGAGGAGCGGGGATGGGGTCTGGCGGGAGCCGCGATCCCGATCCTCTACATCGCGTGGTCCGTCTGGCTGCTCGCGATGGGTATCGCCTTGGTGGCCTGA
- a CDS encoding ATP-dependent DNA helicase UvrD2: protein MPDLEFVLAGLNEAQREACLELRGPVAILAGAGTGKTTTITHRIACQVRGGAFEPSQILAVTFTDKAAGELRSRLAALGVEGVEARTFHSAALSQLSRLWSSHTGDPLPEVLDHKAPLIASLANALPPPHRFLPRRELAGEMEWAKNRMIPPARYLDELGEHEPPIPADLMHRVYDGYERRKRAMGRLDFEDMLALALRLFDEHPEAIEQVRSRFAAFTVDEFQDVNPLQAGLLERWLGDRDDLCVVGDDYQTIYAFTGASPSHLLGFTTRFPHAKVVRLEENYRSTPEVLDLANRLATRLGGFRKTLRPNRPSGPPPIARAAPDDDAEVGAIVEAVRGLHKEESVPLEEIAVLYRINARSEPFEEAFAAAGIPYQVRDGAFLRRPGPRSVLQRLKRASAGSVAEWVEAITDALGYDPSGSPDSDEEVTRQSDLGRMRSLALEFERAHPDGDVAAFGAELARRFSTEHTGRGVNLLTYHRAKGLEFDAVFLPRLVDGELPFRSGRAKADPEEERRLLYVGITRARRYLFLTWPSDGRTRPSPFLDEMELAPSGTPRTRAAPGPAVTVRSGGAVFDRLKEWRRKRANADGVPAYVVFHDRTLAEIAERECKDWADLAAISGVGPAKLERYADEVLAIVAAG from the coding sequence GTGCCCGATCTCGAGTTCGTCCTCGCCGGACTGAACGAGGCGCAGCGCGAGGCGTGTCTGGAACTCCGCGGGCCGGTGGCGATCCTGGCCGGTGCCGGGACCGGAAAGACCACCACGATCACGCATCGCATCGCGTGCCAGGTTCGCGGCGGCGCGTTCGAGCCGTCGCAGATCCTCGCGGTGACGTTCACGGACAAGGCGGCGGGCGAGCTTCGGTCGCGCCTCGCAGCTCTCGGCGTCGAGGGAGTCGAGGCACGCACGTTCCACTCGGCCGCGCTCTCGCAGCTTTCGCGGCTGTGGTCTTCGCACACCGGCGATCCGCTGCCCGAGGTGCTCGATCACAAGGCCCCGCTCATCGCCTCGCTGGCGAACGCGCTCCCGCCGCCGCACAGGTTTCTGCCGCGGCGCGAGCTCGCCGGCGAGATGGAGTGGGCGAAGAACCGGATGATCCCGCCGGCGCGATACCTCGATGAGCTCGGCGAGCACGAGCCGCCGATCCCTGCGGACCTCATGCACCGCGTCTACGACGGGTACGAGCGGCGCAAGCGAGCGATGGGCCGGCTGGACTTCGAGGACATGCTCGCGCTCGCGTTGCGTCTGTTCGACGAGCACCCCGAGGCCATCGAGCAGGTCCGCTCGCGCTTCGCGGCGTTCACCGTCGACGAGTTCCAGGACGTGAACCCGCTGCAGGCCGGGCTGCTCGAGCGCTGGCTCGGCGATCGCGACGACCTCTGCGTTGTCGGCGACGACTACCAGACGATCTACGCGTTCACCGGCGCGTCGCCGTCGCACCTCCTCGGGTTCACGACCCGGTTCCCGCACGCCAAGGTCGTCCGGCTCGAGGAGAACTACCGCTCCACGCCGGAGGTGCTCGACCTGGCGAACCGGCTCGCCACCCGCCTCGGCGGGTTCCGCAAGACGCTCCGGCCGAATCGGCCCTCCGGACCCCCGCCGATCGCGCGCGCCGCGCCCGATGACGACGCCGAGGTCGGCGCCATCGTCGAGGCCGTACGGGGACTCCATAAAGAGGAGTCGGTGCCGCTCGAGGAGATCGCGGTGCTGTACCGAATCAACGCTCGCTCGGAGCCCTTCGAGGAGGCGTTCGCCGCAGCGGGGATCCCGTACCAGGTGCGCGACGGCGCGTTCCTGCGACGGCCCGGACCGCGTTCGGTGCTGCAGCGGCTGAAACGCGCAAGCGCGGGCTCGGTGGCCGAGTGGGTCGAGGCGATCACGGACGCACTCGGCTACGACCCGTCAGGGTCACCCGATTCGGACGAGGAGGTGACGCGCCAGTCCGACCTCGGCCGGATGCGCTCGCTTGCCCTCGAGTTCGAGCGCGCACATCCCGACGGCGACGTCGCGGCGTTCGGCGCCGAGCTCGCGCGGCGGTTCTCCACCGAGCACACCGGGCGAGGCGTGAACCTGCTCACGTACCACCGCGCGAAGGGCCTCGAGTTCGACGCCGTGTTCCTCCCGCGTCTGGTCGACGGCGAGCTCCCGTTCCGCTCCGGGCGGGCGAAGGCCGATCCGGAGGAGGAGCGACGGCTGCTCTACGTCGGCATCACTCGCGCACGCCGGTACCTGTTCCTCACCTGGCCGAGCGACGGCCGGACCCGCCCGAGCCCGTTCCTCGACGAGATGGAGCTCGCGCCGTCGGGCACGCCGAGGACTCGCGCCGCGCCCGGACCGGCTGTCACGGTCCGTTCGGGCGGCGCGGTGTTCGACCGGCTGAAGGAGTGGCGTCGCAAGCGTGCGAATGCCGACGGCGTTCCAGCCTATGTGGTGTTCCACGACCGCACGCTGGCCGAGATCGCCGAGCGCGAATGCAAGGACTGGGCCGACCTCGCGGCGATCTCGGGCGTCGGACCGGCGAAGCTCGAGCGCTACGCGGACGAGGTCCTCGCTATCGTCGCGGCCGGATAG
- a CDS encoding DUF222 domain-containing protein — MSTLRSVCDELRIRDLRTVSDDELASYLDDLEHTDRFVDAERARALAELERREVVGRDGHLSLGSWMVARHGVAPSTAAGHVRMARALEQMPVTADALAGGEVSSAAVSLLASAQEAAPEHFARAEDALVDAARTLPVTQLRSTVARWRENADSERAAEDEERRFERRRLHVSATLDGMVRLDGELDPLTGQTVITALRAVEDANVRSREGHRSGEQRDRSAELDPRTPGQRRADALGEICRQWLDLPERPVVSGERPHVVVTMDLASLERRAGHRVDLEDVGRIDGEAARQLACDATVSRVITVGSSQPLDVGRKSKVVPPALRRAVAVRDGGCAFPSCDRPSSWCDAHHVHHWADGGPTSLDNLVLLCRRHHRLVHHRRFTVEMTSQRPRFFRADGTGLDRGG, encoded by the coding sequence ATGAGCACGTTGCGTTCCGTTTGCGACGAACTTCGGATCCGAGACCTTCGCACAGTCTCCGACGACGAGCTGGCTTCGTACCTCGACGATCTCGAGCACACGGACCGATTCGTGGATGCCGAGCGAGCTCGGGCACTCGCCGAGCTCGAGCGCCGAGAAGTCGTTGGGCGCGACGGTCATCTGTCGTTGGGGTCGTGGATGGTGGCACGTCACGGTGTGGCGCCGTCGACCGCGGCCGGTCACGTTCGGATGGCCCGAGCGCTCGAGCAGATGCCGGTAACGGCTGACGCGCTCGCAGGCGGCGAAGTCTCCTCGGCTGCGGTCTCGTTGTTGGCGTCGGCGCAGGAGGCGGCGCCGGAGCACTTCGCGCGGGCCGAAGACGCGCTCGTGGACGCGGCGCGAACGCTTCCCGTGACGCAGCTTCGGAGCACGGTGGCCCGGTGGCGCGAGAACGCCGACTCCGAACGGGCCGCGGAGGACGAGGAGCGCCGGTTCGAGCGACGGCGCCTCCATGTCTCGGCGACGCTGGACGGCATGGTGCGCTTGGACGGCGAGCTCGATCCCCTCACAGGCCAGACCGTGATCACCGCGCTTCGTGCGGTAGAGGATGCGAACGTGCGGTCACGAGAGGGACACCGATCCGGCGAACAGCGCGATCGGAGTGCCGAGCTCGATCCGCGCACGCCCGGCCAGCGCCGAGCCGACGCGCTCGGTGAGATCTGCCGGCAGTGGCTCGACCTCCCTGAGCGTCCTGTGGTTTCCGGTGAGCGCCCACACGTAGTGGTGACGATGGACCTCGCCTCGCTCGAACGGCGTGCCGGCCATCGGGTCGACCTGGAAGACGTCGGACGGATCGACGGCGAGGCCGCGAGGCAGCTCGCGTGTGACGCCACCGTGAGCCGGGTGATCACCGTCGGCAGCTCGCAGCCGCTGGACGTGGGAAGGAAGTCCAAGGTGGTGCCGCCCGCGCTTCGACGGGCGGTCGCGGTTCGTGACGGCGGGTGCGCCTTCCCGAGCTGTGATCGACCTTCGAGCTGGTGCGACGCACATCACGTTCATCATTGGGCGGACGGCGGTCCGACGAGCCTTGACAACCTCGTCCTTCTCTGCCGGCGGCACCACCGGCTCGTGCACCACCGACGGTTCACCGTCGAGATGACGAGCCAGCGACCACGGTTCTTCCGAGCCGATGGGACGGGCCTCGACCGCGGAGGCTGA
- a CDS encoding polymer-forming cytoskeletal protein: protein MGRWRHPRNRRGQEEPEQDERFERAHAAPEDLGAPEVNSGVAEAPGTRTVEDRPAVVEEVRMNEGRDRADVSVVGSGTRIEGTVVATGSLRVDGEVKGKITAEKEVSLSPRGRVEADIQADSITLAGQVKGDLNAKADVSLPAESRLLGDIRAHNVEVGGAVKGMIMARGTVRLGPRARVEGDITSSTLAIAEGAVFVGTSFMGQEGTHQDQQKREMEARPA, encoded by the coding sequence ATGGGTCGCTGGCGCCACCCGCGAAACCGTCGCGGTCAAGAGGAGCCCGAGCAAGACGAGCGCTTCGAGCGCGCTCACGCTGCGCCGGAGGATCTCGGCGCTCCCGAGGTCAACTCAGGCGTCGCCGAAGCACCCGGAACGCGAACGGTCGAAGATAGGCCGGCTGTCGTCGAGGAGGTTCGTATGAACGAGGGACGAGATCGCGCGGATGTCTCCGTCGTCGGTTCGGGGACGAGGATCGAGGGGACGGTCGTCGCGACCGGCTCGCTCAGGGTGGATGGCGAGGTCAAGGGGAAGATCACCGCTGAGAAGGAAGTATCCCTCTCTCCACGCGGGCGGGTCGAAGCCGACATCCAGGCGGACAGCATCACGCTCGCCGGCCAGGTCAAGGGCGATCTCAATGCCAAGGCCGATGTCTCCCTCCCCGCCGAGAGCCGGCTGCTGGGAGACATCCGAGCTCACAACGTCGAAGTCGGCGGAGCCGTCAAGGGCATGATCATGGCGAGAGGAACGGTGAGACTCGGCCCCCGCGCCCGCGTGGAGGGCGATATCACCTCATCGACTCTGGCGATCGCCGAGGGCGCCGTCTTCGTGGGGACTTCGTTCATGGGCCAAGAGGGCACACATCAAGACCAACAGAAGCGCGAGATGGAGGCCAGGCCCGCCTAG
- a CDS encoding helix-turn-helix domain-containing protein produces MTTSASRTRLTAEERREEILRAATVEFARGGMDGTPTEAIARRVGISQPYLFRLFSTKKELFLAVVDRCFDTTLDAFRRAADGRSGTDALHAMGKAYAVLLKDRTALLLQLQAYVACDDPDVRTLVRDGFKRLATFVADASGLPAEDIRRFFETGMLMNVVAAMELDRVRQPWARDLMVPMEEKR; encoded by the coding sequence ATGACGACGAGCGCCTCGAGGACGCGGCTCACCGCCGAGGAGCGACGGGAAGAGATCCTGCGCGCGGCGACGGTGGAGTTCGCGCGCGGCGGGATGGACGGCACGCCCACCGAGGCCATCGCCCGGCGCGTGGGGATCTCCCAGCCCTACCTGTTCCGCCTGTTCAGCACCAAGAAGGAACTGTTCCTGGCGGTCGTCGACCGCTGCTTCGACACCACCCTCGACGCGTTCCGGCGGGCGGCTGATGGCCGCTCTGGCACCGACGCCCTGCACGCGATGGGGAAGGCCTACGCGGTGCTCCTCAAGGACCGAACGGCCCTCCTCCTGCAGCTCCAGGCCTACGTCGCGTGCGACGACCCCGACGTTCGCACGCTCGTTCGCGACGGCTTCAAGCGGCTGGCGACTTTCGTAGCCGATGCCTCGGGCCTGCCGGCCGAGGACATCCGTCGCTTCTTCGAAACGGGGATGTTGATGAACGTCGTCGCGGCGATGGAGCTCGACCGCGTCCGCCAGCCGTGGGCGCGCGATCTGATGGTTCCGATGGAGGAGAAGCGATGA